In the Drosophila takahashii strain IR98-3 E-12201 chromosome 3R, DtakHiC1v2, whole genome shotgun sequence genome, one interval contains:
- the BOD1 gene encoding biorientation of chromosomes in cell division protein 1-like 1 isoform X2 produces MDDFIKTLIAEVKSQGVFDEFRFNCCLADVDTKPAYQNVRTRVETAVNDFLAKQHWTPETNKVQLRERLRKHLLETDVLDKGVDQIVDQVVNPKVATIFEPKIESIVYKYLGITPPPPLPSRSAMLPAPPLPPFAGHMNGGGGSSLLNVETTAGLLPTDLEQISPDSDRATVKSELKDEELPPGVDDEDTSPSYEEKRLASKEEPSNGSLNNSDSVNGASQASQLSQVSSDSRLTIASSTESVADAQQPGLSGEPANISEEAQMPKFSENSSDTSGATGAAENGSRQLHFDIKQDAITFEGTERKNSVSEDTNGGPQILSIEDAIMSEVKANIDDANNASIESIVEPETVHPPSPPKEEPPPPPPPPNVEPPPAPQLPVEPPPPPEPSKDVPPPPPDASTVDPPPPPAQPSVEKPPENSNGSISEAVLVATPKETENSDVELNREAHLPEKSEVKEDKPPELAPPQEVETHKEEVTKSCESTVSPTSVSLQSKSNSKSKDKEKEKERRHHSHSDDKQRRRSKDRDRDRDRDRSRDKSHTKHSSSSSSKHSSSHSSSSKHRSSSSKNDKSSSSSSSRSNRDSSSSKRSANTSSSSSRHESSSHKKHKSSSSSSRSDRDKDKDKDKDKEKESHSRSHHSSSSSSSSSKRKDHDRGRDRERNKSSSSGSAETKAILDDHNESKAKLNQRRSSDSNDEGKPPSSGGPAKISQPDITAAPEKADAAVENGNGTNGNSNGSSNGGCDGAASASSVVIVSDILQQSSTSFIQLTAGSQSQKVVENSQPEVQPENQPEKPESEAKQEEAALQDEASSEELQEADKVESVPDSPVEEESKESDVQETEPVQTKEDEQPLAEESIPESPVKVVETSSKLEDLPKDVEKPATPIPDSNEQSDELVADFVTHFEENTDEFKARLQLINQLIEERKNLLDSMSADGSQDEAVDIRALRRSISKRRRSSVQEQQQQQQPVVRETTPARLCSPSSSTSGSPAKRLRRDEPKSSPTPSDASINSKENEALEKQEHAV; encoded by the exons ATGGACGACTTTATAAAGACGCTGATTGCCGAGGTCAAGTCCCAGGGCGTCTTCGATGAATTCCGCTTCAATTGCTGCCTGGCGGACGTGGACACGAAGCCCGCGTACCAGAACGTACGCACTCGGGTGGAGACGGCGGTCAACGATTTCCTGGCCAAGCAGCACTGGACGCCCGAGACCAACAAGGTGCAGCTGCGGGAGCGGCTGCGCAAGCACCTGCTAGA AACCGATGTCCTGGACAAGGGAGTGGACCAAATCGTGGACCAGGTGGTCAACCCGAAGGTGGCCACCATATTCGAGCCAAAGATCGAGAGCATCGTCTACAAGTACCTGGGCATcacaccgccgccgccgctgccctCGAGATCCGCCATGCTGCCCGCTCCGCCCTTGCCGCCATTTGCTGGCCACATgaacggcggcggcggcagcagcctGCTCAACGTGGAGACCACCGCCGGCCTCCTGCCCACCGACCTGGAGCAGATCAGTCCGGACTCCGACCGGGCCACCGTCAAGTCGGAGCTGAAGGACGAGGAACTGCCGCCCGGCGTGGACGACGAGGACACCTCGCCGTCGTACGAGGAGAAGCGCCTGGCCAGCAAGGAGGAGCCGAGCAACGGCTCGCTGAACAACTCGGATTCGGTGAACGGCGCCTCGCAAGCGTCGCAGCTCTCGCAGGTGTCCAGCGACAGCCGCCTGACCATCGCCTCCTCCACGGAATCGGTGGCCGATGCCCAGCAGCCTGGGCTCAGCGGGGAGCCAGCCAACATTTCCGAGGAGGCCCAGATGCCAAAGTTCAGCGAAAACTCCAGCGACACAAGTGGAGCAACTGGAGCAGCGGAGAACGGAAGTCGCCAGCTGCACTTTGACATCAAGCAGGATGCCATTACCTTCGAGG GTACTGAGCGAAAGAACTCGGTGTCCGAGGACACCAACGGTGGCCCACAGATCCTCTCCATCGAAGATGCCATCATGTCGGAGGTGAAGGCGAACATAGACGATGCCAACAATGCCAGCATCGAGTCTATAGTGGAACCAGAAACCGTGCACCCGCCATCCCCGCCCAAAGAAgagcctcctccgccgccgccgccaccaaACGTTGAGCCCCCTCCTGCGCCCCAACTCCCAGTTGAGCCGCCTCCGCCGCCAGAACCATCTAAAGATgtgccaccgcctcctccagATGCATCTACAGTTGATCCACCTCCTCCGCCAGCCCAGCCATCAGTTGAGAAGCCTCCAGAGAACAGTAATGGATCTATTTCAGAGGCGGTTTTGGTTGCGACACCCAAGGAGACTGAGAATTCAGATGTAGAGCTGAATAGGGAAGCCCATCTCCCCGAAAAATCTGAAGTCAAGGAAGATAAACCCCCAGAGCTTGCCCCGCCACAAGAAGTTGAAACCCACAAAGAGGAGGTAACCAAATCGTGTGAGTCCACAGTGTCGCCCACATCTGTGTCCTTGCAATCCAAAAGCAACTCAAAGTCCAAGGACaaagagaaggagaaggagcgaCGGCATCACAGCCACTCAGATGATAAGCAGCGTCGCAGGAGCAAGGATCGCGATCGAGACCGAGACCGCGATCGCAGTCGTGACAAATCGCACACAAAACATTCCTCGAGTTCCAGCTCGAAGCACTCCTCATCGCACTCCTCCAGTTCGAAGCACAGAAGCAGTAGCTCCAAGAACGACAAGAGCTCCTCAAGCTCATCCAGCCGAAGTAATCGCGACTCATCTTCATCCAAGCGTTCGGCTAATacatcatcctcatcctctCGCCACGAATCCTCCTCGCATAAGAAACACAAGTCCAGTTCATCTTCATCACGATCGGATCGAGATAAAGACAAGGATAAGGATAAGGACAAGGAAAAGGAGAGCCACAGTCGCAGCCACCACAGCAGCAGTAGTTCTTCCTCGTCGTCAAAGAGGAAAGACCACGACAGGGGCCGCGATCGGGAACGCAACAAATCCAGTTCATCCGGAAGTGCGGAGACTAAAGCGATCCTCGACGATCACAACGAGAGCAAAGCCAAGTTGAACCAGCGCCGCAGCTCGGATTCCAATGATGAGGGCAAGCCTCCTAGTTCCGGAGGTCCGGCAAAGATTTCCCAGCCCGATATTACCGCCGCTCCGGAGAAAGCTGATGCGGCGGTAGAGAATGGCAATGGCACGAATGGAAACtccaacggcagcagcaatgGTGGGTGCGACGGTGCAGCAAGTGCCAGCAGCGTTGTTATTGTCAGCGACATCCTCCAGCAATCGTCGACCAGTTTTATTCAACTGACTGCCGGTTCCCAGTCACAGAAGGTAGTGGAGAACAGTCAGCCTGAAGTTCAGCCGGAGAATCAGCCGGAAAAGCCAGAATCGGAGGCAAAACAAGAGGAGGCTGCCTTACAAGATGAGGCGTCAAGTGAAGAACTTCAAGAAGCGGACAAAGTTGAATCCGTACCTGATTCCCCTGTCGAGGAGGAAAGCAAAGAAAGCGATGTACAAGAAACTGAACCAGTGCAGACCAAGGAAGATGAACAGCCGCTGGCTGAGGAGAGCATACCCGAGAGCCCTGTAAAAGTTGTAGAGACCTCCAGTAAACTGGAGGATCTACCGAAAGATGTCGAAAAACCCGCCACACCAATCCCAGACTCGAATGAGCAAAGTGACGAATTAGTAGCCGACTTTGTAACCCACTTCGAAGAAAACACCGACGAGTTCAAGGCTCGTCTGCAGCTGATCAATCAACTGATAGAGGAACGCAAGAACTTGCTCGACAGCATGAGCGCAGATGGATCACAGGACGAGGCAGTGGATATACGTGCTCTGCGAAGGAGCATATCCAAGCGGAGACGGAGCAGTgtgcaggagcagcagcagcagcagcagccagtgGTGCGAGAGACGACACCGGCGAGGCTTTGTagtcccagcagcagcacctcCGGCAGTCCGGCAAAGAGGCTGCGACGCGATGAACCCAAGTCATCGCCCACGCCATCGGACGCCAGTATAAACTCCAAGGAGAACGAGGCTTTGGAGAAGCAGGAGCATG cTGTATGA
- the BOD1 gene encoding biorientation of chromosomes in cell division protein 1-like 1 isoform X1 — protein MDDFIKTLIAEVKSQGVFDEFRFNCCLADVDTKPAYQNVRTRVETAVNDFLAKQHWTPETNKVQLRERLRKHLLETDVLDKGVDQIVDQVVNPKVATIFEPKIESIVYKYLGITPPPPLPSRSAMLPAPPLPPFAGHMNGGGGSSLLNVETTAGLLPTDLEQISPDSDRATVKSELKDEELPPGVDDEDTSPSYEEKRLASKEEPSNGSLNNSDSVNGASQASQLSQVSSDSRLTIASSTESVADAQQPGLSGEPANISEEAQMPKFSENSSDTSGATGAAENGSRQLHFDIKQDAITFEGTERKNSVSEDTNGGPQILSIEDAIMSEVKANIDDANNASIESIVEPETVHPPSPPKEEPPPPPPPPNVEPPPAPQLPVEPPPPPEPSKDVPPPPPDASTVDPPPPPAQPSVEKPPENSNGSISEAVLVATPKETENSDVELNREAHLPEKSEVKEDKPPELAPPQEVETHKEEVTKSCESTVSPTSVSLQSKSNSKSKDKEKEKERRHHSHSDDKQRRRSKDRDRDRDRDRSRDKSHTKHSSSSSSKHSSSHSSSSKHRSSSSKNDKSSSSSSSRSNRDSSSSKRSANTSSSSSRHESSSHKKHKSSSSSSRSDRDKDKDKDKDKEKESHSRSHHSSSSSSSSSKRKDHDRGRDRERNKSSSSGSAETKAILDDHNESKAKLNQRRSSDSNDEGKPPSSGGPAKISQPDITAAPEKADAAVENGNGTNGNSNGSSNGGCDGAASASSVVIVSDILQQSSTSFIQLTAGSQSQKVVENSQPEVQPENQPEKPESEAKQEEAALQDEASSEELQEADKVESVPDSPVEEESKESDVQETEPVQTKEDEQPLAEESIPESPVKVVETSSKLEDLPKDVEKPATPIPDSNEQSDELVADFVTHFEENTDEFKARLQLINQLIEERKNLLDSMSADGSQDEAVDIRALRRSISKRRRSSVQEQQQQQQPVVRETTPARLCSPSSSTSGSPAKRLRRDEPKSSPTPSDASINSKENEALEKQEHDALSARRLSKKLCQQQRYTNDDLYKPRPILSQRSRRRGLDSIL, from the exons ATGGACGACTTTATAAAGACGCTGATTGCCGAGGTCAAGTCCCAGGGCGTCTTCGATGAATTCCGCTTCAATTGCTGCCTGGCGGACGTGGACACGAAGCCCGCGTACCAGAACGTACGCACTCGGGTGGAGACGGCGGTCAACGATTTCCTGGCCAAGCAGCACTGGACGCCCGAGACCAACAAGGTGCAGCTGCGGGAGCGGCTGCGCAAGCACCTGCTAGA AACCGATGTCCTGGACAAGGGAGTGGACCAAATCGTGGACCAGGTGGTCAACCCGAAGGTGGCCACCATATTCGAGCCAAAGATCGAGAGCATCGTCTACAAGTACCTGGGCATcacaccgccgccgccgctgccctCGAGATCCGCCATGCTGCCCGCTCCGCCCTTGCCGCCATTTGCTGGCCACATgaacggcggcggcggcagcagcctGCTCAACGTGGAGACCACCGCCGGCCTCCTGCCCACCGACCTGGAGCAGATCAGTCCGGACTCCGACCGGGCCACCGTCAAGTCGGAGCTGAAGGACGAGGAACTGCCGCCCGGCGTGGACGACGAGGACACCTCGCCGTCGTACGAGGAGAAGCGCCTGGCCAGCAAGGAGGAGCCGAGCAACGGCTCGCTGAACAACTCGGATTCGGTGAACGGCGCCTCGCAAGCGTCGCAGCTCTCGCAGGTGTCCAGCGACAGCCGCCTGACCATCGCCTCCTCCACGGAATCGGTGGCCGATGCCCAGCAGCCTGGGCTCAGCGGGGAGCCAGCCAACATTTCCGAGGAGGCCCAGATGCCAAAGTTCAGCGAAAACTCCAGCGACACAAGTGGAGCAACTGGAGCAGCGGAGAACGGAAGTCGCCAGCTGCACTTTGACATCAAGCAGGATGCCATTACCTTCGAGG GTACTGAGCGAAAGAACTCGGTGTCCGAGGACACCAACGGTGGCCCACAGATCCTCTCCATCGAAGATGCCATCATGTCGGAGGTGAAGGCGAACATAGACGATGCCAACAATGCCAGCATCGAGTCTATAGTGGAACCAGAAACCGTGCACCCGCCATCCCCGCCCAAAGAAgagcctcctccgccgccgccgccaccaaACGTTGAGCCCCCTCCTGCGCCCCAACTCCCAGTTGAGCCGCCTCCGCCGCCAGAACCATCTAAAGATgtgccaccgcctcctccagATGCATCTACAGTTGATCCACCTCCTCCGCCAGCCCAGCCATCAGTTGAGAAGCCTCCAGAGAACAGTAATGGATCTATTTCAGAGGCGGTTTTGGTTGCGACACCCAAGGAGACTGAGAATTCAGATGTAGAGCTGAATAGGGAAGCCCATCTCCCCGAAAAATCTGAAGTCAAGGAAGATAAACCCCCAGAGCTTGCCCCGCCACAAGAAGTTGAAACCCACAAAGAGGAGGTAACCAAATCGTGTGAGTCCACAGTGTCGCCCACATCTGTGTCCTTGCAATCCAAAAGCAACTCAAAGTCCAAGGACaaagagaaggagaaggagcgaCGGCATCACAGCCACTCAGATGATAAGCAGCGTCGCAGGAGCAAGGATCGCGATCGAGACCGAGACCGCGATCGCAGTCGTGACAAATCGCACACAAAACATTCCTCGAGTTCCAGCTCGAAGCACTCCTCATCGCACTCCTCCAGTTCGAAGCACAGAAGCAGTAGCTCCAAGAACGACAAGAGCTCCTCAAGCTCATCCAGCCGAAGTAATCGCGACTCATCTTCATCCAAGCGTTCGGCTAATacatcatcctcatcctctCGCCACGAATCCTCCTCGCATAAGAAACACAAGTCCAGTTCATCTTCATCACGATCGGATCGAGATAAAGACAAGGATAAGGATAAGGACAAGGAAAAGGAGAGCCACAGTCGCAGCCACCACAGCAGCAGTAGTTCTTCCTCGTCGTCAAAGAGGAAAGACCACGACAGGGGCCGCGATCGGGAACGCAACAAATCCAGTTCATCCGGAAGTGCGGAGACTAAAGCGATCCTCGACGATCACAACGAGAGCAAAGCCAAGTTGAACCAGCGCCGCAGCTCGGATTCCAATGATGAGGGCAAGCCTCCTAGTTCCGGAGGTCCGGCAAAGATTTCCCAGCCCGATATTACCGCCGCTCCGGAGAAAGCTGATGCGGCGGTAGAGAATGGCAATGGCACGAATGGAAACtccaacggcagcagcaatgGTGGGTGCGACGGTGCAGCAAGTGCCAGCAGCGTTGTTATTGTCAGCGACATCCTCCAGCAATCGTCGACCAGTTTTATTCAACTGACTGCCGGTTCCCAGTCACAGAAGGTAGTGGAGAACAGTCAGCCTGAAGTTCAGCCGGAGAATCAGCCGGAAAAGCCAGAATCGGAGGCAAAACAAGAGGAGGCTGCCTTACAAGATGAGGCGTCAAGTGAAGAACTTCAAGAAGCGGACAAAGTTGAATCCGTACCTGATTCCCCTGTCGAGGAGGAAAGCAAAGAAAGCGATGTACAAGAAACTGAACCAGTGCAGACCAAGGAAGATGAACAGCCGCTGGCTGAGGAGAGCATACCCGAGAGCCCTGTAAAAGTTGTAGAGACCTCCAGTAAACTGGAGGATCTACCGAAAGATGTCGAAAAACCCGCCACACCAATCCCAGACTCGAATGAGCAAAGTGACGAATTAGTAGCCGACTTTGTAACCCACTTCGAAGAAAACACCGACGAGTTCAAGGCTCGTCTGCAGCTGATCAATCAACTGATAGAGGAACGCAAGAACTTGCTCGACAGCATGAGCGCAGATGGATCACAGGACGAGGCAGTGGATATACGTGCTCTGCGAAGGAGCATATCCAAGCGGAGACGGAGCAGTgtgcaggagcagcagcagcagcagcagccagtgGTGCGAGAGACGACACCGGCGAGGCTTTGTagtcccagcagcagcacctcCGGCAGTCCGGCAAAGAGGCTGCGACGCGATGAACCCAAGTCATCGCCCACGCCATCGGACGCCAGTATAAACTCCAAGGAGAACGAGGCTTTGGAGAAGCAGGAGCATG ACGCTCTGTCCGCCAGGCGACTCAGCAAGAAGCTCTGCCAACAGCAGCGGTACACCAACGATGATCTCTACAAGCCCCGTCCAATCCTGTCGCAGCGCTCTCGTCGCCGGGGCCTGGATTCAATCCTCTAG
- the mfrn gene encoding mitoferrin, producing the protein MNIDDYESLPTTSVGVNMTAGAIAGVLEHVVMYPLDSVKTRMQSLSPPTQNMNILSTLRNMITREGLLRPIRGASAVVLGAGPAHSLYFAAYEMTKEMTAKFTTVRNLNYVISGVVATLIHDAISSPTDVIKQRMQMYNSPYTSVITCVQDIYRKEGFKAFYRAYGTQLVMNLPYQTIHFTTYEFFQNTLNLERKYNPPVHMAAGAAAGACAAAITTPLDVIKTLLNTQETGLTRGMIEASRKIYHMAGPLGFFRGMTARVLYSMPATAICWSTYEFFKFYLCGLDADQYKSSITGRSEPRKADYVLPRTADEEQGDQERETVKEKETAATLHPAPTSVNASGAIKTVCELSTRPAGPTINLHTRHTDVKSPYERGFSST; encoded by the exons ATGAACATAGACGACTACGAATCGCTGCCCACCACCAGTGTGGGTGTCAATATGACGGCGGGCGCTATTGCGGGCGTGCTGGAGCATGTGGTCATGTATCCGCTGGACTCCGTCAAG ACGAGAATGCAGAGTCTTTCGCCGCCCACACAAAACATGAACATATTATCAACCCTTCGGAACATGATCACACGTGAGGGTTTGTTAAG ACCCATCCGGGGCGCCAGCGCTGTAGTGTTGGGTGCTGGGCCAGCGCATTCGCTGTACTTTGCTGCCTACGAAATGACCAAGGAGATGACGGCCAAGTTCACAACAGTGAGAAACCTCAACTACG TGATTTCGGGAGTGGTGGCCACCCTCATTCACGACGCCATTTCTAGTCCCACGGATGTGATAAAGCAGCGCATGCAGATGTACAACTCACCCTACACATCGGTGATAACCTGCGTACAGGATATCTACAGGAAGGAGGGCTTCAAAGCCTTCTACAGAGCCTACGGCACGCAACTGGTCATGAACCTACCATATCAGACAATACATTTTACCACATACGAGTTTTTCCAGAACACA TTGAACCTTGAACGCAAATACAATCCCCCAGTTCACATGGCAGCGGGTGCTGCGGCTGGCGCCTGTGCGGCGGCTATAACCACGCCCCTGGACGTGATCAAGACGCTACTGAATACACAGGAGACTGGACTGACGCGCGGCATGATTGAGGCCAGCcgaaag ATCTACCACATGGCTGGTCCATTGGGCTTCTTTAGAGGCATGACCGCCCGCGTTCTGTACTCCATGCCCGCCACGGCCATCTGCTGGTCGACGTACGAGTTCTTCAAGTTCTACCTGTGCGGCCTGGACGCCGACCAGTACAAATCGTCAATTACGGGCCGCTCGGAGCCCCGCAAAGCGGACTACGTGCTGCCCAGGACTGCGGATGAGGAGCAGGGCGACCAGGAGCGGGAGACGGTGAAGGAGAAGGAGACGGCAGCGACCCTGCACCCCGCCCCGACCTCGGTGAATGCCTCCGGTGCCATCAAGACGGTGTGCGAGCTGTCGACGCGACCCGCCGGGCCAACAATCAACCTGCACACGCGGCACACGGACGTGAAGAGTCCCTACGAGCGGGGCTTCTCCAGCACGTAG